The window TGGCGACGCCCGGCGCGCGAGTCGCCGTGTCGAACGAGAACGGAACCGCCGGAACCTACTCCTGGCAGTGCGACGCCGGACATCCGTCGTACCAGGCGAGCATCGAGCGCATCCTGGGCGGGCGGCGGTGCCCGATCTGCCGGCACGCCCGCGGCGGCGCGGACCGCGTGCCCGTCGGCGAGGCGTTCATCAGCCGCTGGGCTACGGCGCCCGCCTCCGCCGCCGAGCCCGAGCTCAAGCGACGGCTGGCCGCACGGCTCGACCTCGACCTGAGCAGGAACGCGGTCCGGGTCGCGACGCCGTTCCACTCGCATCTGGAGGTCTGGCCCGACATCCTGCTGCCCGAGCTGAAGGTCGCGATCGAGTACGACACCACCGGGCGGCACGGGCTCGAGCACGTCGGGCCGCGCGAGACGTCCGACCGGCGGAAGGACCGGCTGCTGCGCGCCGTCGGCTGGGAAGTCGTCCGCGTGCGGTGCGGCAAGCTCCAGCCGCTGGGGCCGTACGACGTGCAGGCCGGAGGGGTCACGGATGCGCTGGTCGAGCGGATCCTCGACCGACTGGGGGAGATCCGGGGCGAGCTGTTCGTCGCCGCCTACCGGCGCTGAACGCCTGCATTTCAGGGCATCCGCCCTCTGGTGGGCCGCCGCGCAGGGCCGTTACGCTGGGCGGCGAACCGGCATCCACCAGCTCTCACGAGGAGGACACCATGCCGTCGATCCTGAACCCGTACCTCAACTTCCGCGGCTCCGCCCGGGAGGCCATGGACTTCTACCGATCCGTCTTCGGCGGGGAGGTGCAGCGCAGCACCTTCGCCGAATACCAGATGGCCCAAGATCCGGCCGACAACGACCTGATCATGCACTCGCAGCTGACCAGCCCGGCGGGCTTCACGCTCATGGCTGCGGATGTGCCCGCCCACATGGACTTCACGCAGGGCTCCTCGATCTCCATCTCGCTCAGCGGCGACGACGAGGCCGAGCTGACCGGCTACTGGGAGAAGCTCGTCGAGGGCGGCAACGTCATCGAGCCGCTCAACAAGGCGCCGTGGGGCGACAGCTTCGGCATGGCGATCGACCGGTTCGGCGTGCAGTGGCTGGTCAACATCGCCGGCACACCGCCCGAGCAGCAGGGCTGACGCCCGGCCCGCTCAGCCGTGCAGCTCGGCGAGAGCGGCGTCGAACGACCGGAAGTACGTGCGGCGGCCGGGGCGGCCGATCTGCGTCACCTCGTACATGGCGTCCAGCTGCAGGATGAACCCGACGACGGGAGGCGCGCCGATCGCGGCGACGCGGGTGTCGCTCACCCGCCACTCATGGTCCGAGATCTCCGACACCTCCAGCCCCTGCCGGACGAACCTCGCGTGCGTTTTCATGACACCAGCCAAGTGGACCGGCCGTTCTGCGGCCAGGCCTTGACAGCTGACATCGGCGGGTGTGAGGAGTGCTGTATTCCCGCGCGTCCCCGGGCGGAGCTATGGTTCAGCCGTCCGCATCCGGAACGCCGTGGAGGTCGTCATGTGCCGTTGGCTCGCATACTGGGGAGAGCCGCTGAAGCCCTCCGAACTGATCCTGGACACGCAGCACTCGCTGGTGGCCCAGTCGCTGAACTCGCCGCTCGGCGCGGAGACGGTCAACGGCGACGGCTTCGGTTTCGGCTGGTACCCCGAGGACACGAGCCACGGCAACGTGCCGGCTCTCTTCCACAGCATCGAGCCGGCCTGGCACGACGAGAACCTGCGCGAGCTGACGAGTTCGATCGCGAGCCCGCTCTTCTTCGGGCATGTCCGCGCGGCAGCCGGTCCGCCCATCCAGCAGTCGAACTGCCACCCGTTCCGCCACGAGAACTGGCTGTTCATGCACAACGGCTTCCTGGATGGATTCCTGAAGATGAAGCGCGACCTCGCGTTCGCGATCGACCCGTCGCTGTATCCGCTGATCCACGGGACCACGGACACGGAGGTGCTCTTCTACCTCGCGCTGACGATGGGCCTGCAGGACGACCCCGCCGCCGGACTGGCGCGCGCCATCCGGATGGTCGAGCAGGTGGGGCAGAGCAAGGGCATCCAGTTCCCGATGCAGGGAACGGTCGCGGTGTCGGACGGCTCGACGCTCTGGGCGTTCCGCTACTCCACGTCGCACAAGAGCCGCACGCTCTACCACTCGGTCGACATCCCCGAGCTCCGTGAGCTGTACCCGGACGCCGCGCGCCTCGAGGTCTTCGGCGAGAAGGCCAAGGTCGTGGTGTCGGAACCGCTGACCGACCTCCCGGGCGCCTTCGTCGAGGTGCCGGAGTCGACCCTCGCGATCGTCGACGCGTCCGGTTACCACCACGAGCCGTTCCTGGACGAGGCCGCCTGAACGGCGGCCCCGCCCGGGTGAAACGCAGGTGAACGACGGTCAGTCGCCGTCCATCACCTTGCGCACGAACGCGTCAACGTGCTCGCGGAGCGCGTCGATCCGCTGCTGCCGCGCCGCCTCGACGTCGAACCCCACGTAGGCGGTCGGAGGGCGGCGGCGGACGTTCGCCGAGCACTGGAACTCGGCGCACACGAGCGTGCCGAGGGTGTTGCCGTTGCGCCCGGCCCGGCCAGCGCGCTTGGCGATGAAGAACAGCACGTCATTCGGCAGGTGCACGTCCTCGCACCACGAGCACTGGGGACGCGATCGGATGCGGCCCTCGGCCTGGCGCAGGAGCACGCCGACGGGCGCGCCG is drawn from Leifsonia shinshuensis and contains these coding sequences:
- a CDS encoding zinc-ribbon domain-containing protein, which produces MPESVEQWWARRQWSKGASVPYEIGRYRRDWERYPVLVRQYHPDLNHGITLTQVPPAADVFLVWECDAGHRFVATPEEQRSRPGGTRRRSAWCPDCAEAAAPRPVRTPTPDAGSHVCGHARDPRRIEADPADDRCYLCRRLDRESLTREQLVSMATPGARVAVSNENGTAGTYSWQCDAGHPSYQASIERILGGRRCPICRHARGGADRVPVGEAFISRWATAPASAAEPELKRRLAARLDLDLSRNAVRVATPFHSHLEVWPDILLPELKVAIEYDTTGRHGLEHVGPRETSDRRKDRLLRAVGWEVVRVRCGKLQPLGPYDVQAGGVTDALVERILDRLGEIRGELFVAAYRR
- a CDS encoding VOC family protein, with product MPSILNPYLNFRGSAREAMDFYRSVFGGEVQRSTFAEYQMAQDPADNDLIMHSQLTSPAGFTLMAADVPAHMDFTQGSSISISLSGDDEAELTGYWEKLVEGGNVIEPLNKAPWGDSFGMAIDRFGVQWLVNIAGTPPEQQG
- a CDS encoding FBP domain-containing protein, with the translated sequence MLPLTEQQLRSSFVNASQRERKELTIPDLADIRWDQLDFLGWRDRRQPQVGYVVAEIDGAPVGVLLRQAEGRIRSRPQCSWCEDVHLPNDVLFFIAKRAGRAGRNGNTLGTLVCAEFQCSANVRRRPPTAYVGFDVEAARQQRIDALREHVDAFVRKVMDGD
- a CDS encoding class II glutamine amidotransferase, coding for MCRWLAYWGEPLKPSELILDTQHSLVAQSLNSPLGAETVNGDGFGFGWYPEDTSHGNVPALFHSIEPAWHDENLRELTSSIASPLFFGHVRAAAGPPIQQSNCHPFRHENWLFMHNGFLDGFLKMKRDLAFAIDPSLYPLIHGTTDTEVLFYLALTMGLQDDPAAGLARAIRMVEQVGQSKGIQFPMQGTVAVSDGSTLWAFRYSTSHKSRTLYHSVDIPELRELYPDAARLEVFGEKAKVVVSEPLTDLPGAFVEVPESTLAIVDASGYHHEPFLDEAA